Proteins encoded together in one Microbacterium oxydans window:
- the purD gene encoding phosphoribosylamine--glycine ligase, whose protein sequence is MKILVLGSGAREHAIILALRAEQTEHEIFVAPGNAGIAQDATPVSVDPLDGGAVTTFAHEHAIDLVVIGPEAPLVAGVADALRVRGIPVFGPGKAAAQLEGSKSFAKRVMDAAGVPTGRAVRAASTAEVEAAFDDLGAPYVVKADGLAAGKGVIVTSDRSEALAHAEQYLPVGAVLIEEFLSGPEVSLFFLSDGDTVRALSPAQDFKRALDGDAGPNTGGMGAYSPLPWLAEQFGSEQAFVEEVTRDVALPVVRQLDAEGTPFIGLLYAGLILTPAGVRVIEFNARFGDPETQIVLPRLVTPLSELLFAAASGTLEDQPEPVFSDDVAITVVLASEGYPEAPQTGRPIEGLADAAAVEGVRLVHAATASPDAPGGSLIATGGRVLNVVAVASDFRTARDRAYEAIGRIRLDGSHYRTDIAARVAE, encoded by the coding sequence GTGAAGATTCTCGTCCTCGGTTCCGGTGCCCGTGAGCACGCGATCATCCTCGCCCTGCGGGCCGAGCAGACGGAGCACGAGATCTTCGTCGCTCCCGGCAACGCCGGCATCGCACAGGATGCGACCCCCGTCTCGGTCGACCCGCTCGACGGCGGCGCCGTGACGACGTTCGCCCACGAGCACGCGATCGACCTGGTCGTCATCGGGCCCGAGGCCCCGCTCGTCGCCGGCGTCGCCGACGCGCTCCGCGTCCGCGGCATCCCGGTGTTCGGACCGGGCAAGGCGGCGGCACAGCTGGAGGGCTCGAAGTCGTTCGCGAAGCGGGTCATGGACGCCGCCGGCGTGCCGACCGGTCGCGCCGTCCGCGCCGCGAGCACCGCTGAGGTCGAGGCCGCATTCGACGACCTCGGCGCCCCGTACGTGGTCAAGGCCGACGGCCTCGCGGCAGGCAAGGGCGTCATCGTCACGTCCGACCGCTCCGAGGCTCTCGCCCACGCCGAGCAGTACCTGCCGGTCGGCGCCGTGCTGATCGAGGAGTTCCTCTCCGGCCCCGAGGTCTCACTGTTCTTCCTGAGCGACGGCGACACCGTGCGCGCGCTCAGCCCCGCACAGGACTTCAAGCGCGCGCTCGACGGCGACGCCGGACCCAACACGGGTGGCATGGGCGCGTACTCGCCGCTGCCGTGGCTGGCCGAGCAGTTCGGCAGCGAGCAGGCCTTCGTCGAAGAGGTCACCCGTGACGTGGCCCTTCCCGTGGTGCGCCAGCTCGACGCCGAGGGCACCCCGTTCATCGGACTCCTCTACGCCGGCCTGATCCTCACCCCGGCCGGCGTGCGCGTGATCGAGTTCAACGCACGCTTCGGAGACCCCGAGACGCAGATCGTGCTGCCGCGACTGGTCACCCCGCTGTCCGAGCTGCTGTTCGCCGCGGCATCCGGCACGCTCGAGGACCAGCCTGAGCCCGTGTTCAGCGACGACGTGGCCATCACGGTCGTCCTGGCCAGCGAGGGCTACCCCGAGGCGCCGCAGACCGGTCGCCCGATCGAGGGCCTCGCGGATGCCGCCGCCGTCGAGGGCGTCCGCCTCGTGCACGCCGCGACCGCGAGTCCCGATGCTCCCGGCGGATCGCTCATCGCCACGGGCGGTCGGGTGCTGAACGTGGTCGCCGTCGCCTCCGACTTCCGCACCGCCCGCGACCGTGCGTATGAGGCGATCGGCCGCATCCGCCTCGACGGCTCCCACTACCGCACCGACATCGCCGCCCGCGTCGCCGAGTAG
- a CDS encoding NUDIX hydrolase produces the protein MSMHPQGARADLLAAVADHSWGVRIPPLADPQNAHDAAVLILFGVLDHTPAPTADAAVARDLDVLLQRRAPTLSSHPGQVSFPGGRVEPEDVDVVDTALREAEEETGLNPSGVEVLATLPVIPLAASNHLVTPVLAWWRSPSRVVAVDHAETVEVFRVPVAQLLDPDTRFTSTITRMGHTFRGPAFDVDGTIVWGFTAMVLDALFDAAGWTVPWDATVERPVTL, from the coding sequence ATGAGCATGCATCCCCAGGGCGCCCGCGCCGATCTGCTCGCCGCCGTGGCCGACCACTCCTGGGGCGTCCGGATCCCTCCCCTCGCGGATCCGCAGAACGCCCACGATGCCGCCGTGCTCATCCTGTTCGGGGTGCTGGATCACACCCCCGCCCCGACGGCGGACGCCGCCGTCGCGCGCGACCTCGACGTGCTGCTGCAGCGACGCGCTCCCACACTCTCCTCACATCCGGGACAGGTGTCGTTCCCCGGAGGCCGGGTCGAGCCGGAGGACGTCGACGTCGTCGACACGGCCCTGCGCGAAGCCGAGGAGGAGACGGGTCTCAACCCGAGCGGCGTCGAGGTGCTGGCCACACTGCCCGTGATCCCCCTGGCCGCGAGCAACCACCTGGTCACCCCGGTGCTCGCCTGGTGGCGGTCGCCCTCGCGGGTGGTCGCGGTCGACCACGCCGAGACGGTCGAGGTCTTCCGCGTACCCGTCGCGCAGCTGCTCGACCCGGACACCCGGTTCACCTCGACGATCACCCGGATGGGCCACACCTTCCGCGGGCCGGCGTTCGACGTCGACGGCACCATCGTCTGGGGCTTCACCGCGATGGTCCTCGACGCCCTCTTCGACGCCGCCGGGTGGACCGTGCCGTGGGATGCGACCGTGGAGCGCCCGGTCACCCTCTGA
- a CDS encoding sterol carrier family protein: MARKIDIVDGRSALDAVRAANGAGDKPARTDLATAVRYLLQLLDEKAPGNSVEVRVPPFGAVQVIQGPRHTRGTPPNVVEMDAATWIAVATGVEPWAEAAASGRIHASGTRADLADVLPLRP; encoded by the coding sequence GTGGCCAGGAAGATCGACATCGTCGACGGGCGGTCGGCCCTCGACGCCGTGCGCGCGGCGAACGGCGCGGGGGACAAGCCCGCGCGCACCGATCTCGCCACCGCGGTGCGCTACCTGCTGCAGCTCCTCGACGAGAAGGCCCCGGGCAACAGCGTCGAGGTGCGGGTGCCGCCGTTCGGTGCCGTACAGGTGATCCAGGGGCCGCGGCATACCCGCGGCACTCCGCCGAACGTCGTCGAGATGGACGCCGCGACCTGGATCGCCGTCGCCACCGGGGTCGAGCCGTGGGCGGAGGCGGCCGCGTCGGGACGTATCCACGCGTCCGGTACCCGCGCCGACCTCGCCGACGTCCTGCCCCTGCGTCCGTAA
- a CDS encoding winged helix-turn-helix transcriptional regulator, translating to MPLRSDWSSATCPIARTADVLADPWVLLILRELFSGRSHFDQLRDATGAADSVLSRRLTAMGEADLIAREDPDDTRSGYRLTDAGRQTLPILHAYAQFARLTDPDGPWGLTVSCGRCGKVSGSVDWCATCAAPLDADSTRWARRSMGGEPFALLTGGAA from the coding sequence ATGCCGCTTCGCTCCGACTGGTCCTCTGCGACCTGCCCGATCGCCCGCACCGCCGACGTGCTCGCCGACCCGTGGGTGCTGCTCATCCTGCGTGAGCTCTTCTCCGGTCGCTCGCACTTCGATCAGCTGCGCGATGCCACCGGCGCGGCCGACTCGGTGCTGTCCCGGCGCCTGACCGCGATGGGAGAGGCCGACCTCATCGCCCGAGAAGACCCCGACGATACGCGCAGCGGATACCGACTGACGGATGCCGGACGCCAGACTCTCCCGATCCTGCACGCCTACGCGCAGTTCGCCCGCCTCACCGACCCCGATGGGCCCTGGGGGCTGACGGTGAGCTGCGGCCGGTGCGGCAAGGTCTCGGGCTCGGTCGACTGGTGCGCGACCTGCGCGGCACCGCTCGACGCCGACAGCACCCGCTGGGCGCGACGCAGCATGGGCGGGGAGCCCTTCGCCCTTCTCACCGGGGGCGCGGCATGA